In a single window of the Syngnathus typhle isolate RoL2023-S1 ecotype Sweden linkage group LG19, RoL_Styp_1.0, whole genome shotgun sequence genome:
- the LOC133143807 gene encoding zinc finger protein 83-like isoform X3, with amino-acid sequence MADTLVDAGWMAQRAPTSRKPRGIHFWKKKKKPKTETRSEHRGVCLALSLNLCNDCISILGKHQQQNSFFVRRLDAGFSGIAVRRLALRANRQNAGTVSSPSPPLSGGRPRRTRRPPRWREDLQTPAMLELRQKVADEDEEDEAVQTLPQEGAAAADAKLEGENIMCDVCGQVMKNKSSLARHSFIHTGKKPFACHLCDLRFNRRDNLSHHLSRLHPGGVARREKRRPVQTWLCDVCGKTFRCRSALKTHEVIHLGVKPHRCDLCPKAYMRTNDLQHHKLTVHQDGEGDGSGTRRRSGSLLCHFCGKELKFRSQLAAHLQTHTEERPHLCDVCGRKFCRRYQLERHKLLVHVDGGATEDEGGSLPCDVCGKRLKSEALLAAHSRMHSGDKPFRCTLCLRRFMRHACLKRHYARAHMKEGSGVARSAGLRQDKSFPCTTCGKVFKFRSLLSNHAAVHSDERPHACDFCPRRFRRLSHLKRHRRVVHRDGARLPQNFVCHICGKDKKCRSQLARHVIIHTGERPFDCDMCAARFNRRGNLQQHRKRVHGIHPTPEEADPPVLFPDLDEDCDYKLEDTASSPAD; translated from the exons ATGGCTGACACCCTTGTTGATGCTGGATGGATGGCTCAG AGGGCGCCCACAAGCCGTAAGCCTCGAGGAATCCACTtctggaagaaaaagaagaagccaaAAACCGAGACAAGAAGTGAGCACCGAGGTGTTTGTCTCGctctttccttgaacttatgCAACGATTGTATTTCAATCTTGGgaaaacatcaacaacaaaactCTTTCTTCGTCCGCCGGCTTGACGCAG GTTTCTCCGGCATAGCCGTCAGGCGTTTGGCCCTGCGAGCCAATCGTCAAAATG CCGGCACCGTCTCCTCCCCCTCGCCGCCGCTGTCTGGTGGGCGGCCGCGGAGAACACGGCGACCTCCACGGTGGCGCGAAGATCTGCAGACCCCGGCGATGCTCGAATTGCGGCAGAAGGTGGCggacgaggacgaggaggacgaggctGTGCAGACGTTGCCCCAGGAGG GTGCGGCAGCGGCCGACGCTAAGTTGGAGGGAGAGAACATCATGTGCGATGTGTGCGGGCAGGTTATGAAGAACAAGTCCAGCCTGGCTCGTCACTCCTTCATCCACACGGGCAAGAAACCGTTTGCGTGCCACCTGTGCGACCTTCGCTTCAACCGTCGCGACAACCTCAGCCATCACCTCAGCCGGCTCCACCCGGGGGGCGTGGCCCGGCGCGAGAAGCGGCGCCCCGTCCAGACGTGGCTCTGCGACGTGTGCGGGAAAACCTTCCGCTGCAGGTCGGCTCTCAAGACGCACGAGGTCATCCATCTGGGAGTCAAACCCCACCGCTGCGACCTTTGCCCGAAGGCCTACATGCGCACCAACGACCTCCAGCACCACAAGCTCACCGTGCACCAGGATGGTGAAGGTGACGGCAGCGGGACGCGCCGCCGCTCGGGCTCCTTACTGTGTCACTTCTGCGGGAAAGAGCTCAAGTTTCGATCTCAGTTGGCGGCGCATCTGCAGACGCACACGGAGGAGCGGCCGCACCTCTGTGACGTCTGCGGCCGCAAGTTCTGCCGCCGCTACCAGCTGGAGCGCCACAAGCTCCTCGTCCATGTCGACGGCGGTGCCACAGAGGACGAGGGAGGCTCGCTGCCGTGCGACGTGTGTGGCAAGCGGCTGAAGAGCGAGGCACTCCTCGCCGCCCACTCGCGCATGCACTCGGGTGACAAGCCCTTTCGCTGCACGCTGTGCCTGCGCCGTTTTATGCGCCACGCCTGCCTCAAGCGACactacgcacgcgcacacatgaaGGAGGGCAGCGGGGTGGCGCGCTCCGCCGGTCTGCGCCAAGACAAGTCCTTCCCCTGCACCACCTGCGGCAAAGTGTTCAAGTTCCGCTCGCTGCTGAGCAACCACGCGGCCGTGCACAGCGACGAGCGGCCGCACGCCTGCGACTTCTGCCCGCGCCGCTTCCGCCGCCTCAGCCACCTGAAGCGGCACCGACGCGTGGTCCACCGTGACGGCGCACGGCTGCCGCAGAACTTTGTGTGCCACATCTGCGGCAAGGACAAGAAGTGCCGCTCGCAGCTGGCGCGCCACGTCATCATCCACACGGGCGAGCGCCCCTTTGATTGCGACATGTGCGCCGCGCGCTTCAATCGTCGAGGCAACCTGCAGCAGCACAGGAAGCGCGTGCACGGCATCCACCCGACGCCGGAAGAGGCCGACCCCCCAGTGCTCTTCCCTGACCTCGACGAGGACTGCGACTATAAACTGGAAGACACTGCGTCCTCGCCCGCTGACTGA
- the LOC133143807 gene encoding zinc finger protein 83-like isoform X1, which yields MADTLVDAGWMAQRAPTSRKPRGIHFWKKKKKPKTETRSEHRGVCLALSLNLCNDCISILGKHQQQNSFFVRRLDAGFSGIAVRRLALRANRQNGDGTLPQSKSKVIRTAAKAHEVSLADVAGTVSSPSPPLSGGRPRRTRRPPRWREDLQTPAMLELRQKVADEDEEDEAVQTLPQEGAAAADAKLEGENIMCDVCGQVMKNKSSLARHSFIHTGKKPFACHLCDLRFNRRDNLSHHLSRLHPGGVARREKRRPVQTWLCDVCGKTFRCRSALKTHEVIHLGVKPHRCDLCPKAYMRTNDLQHHKLTVHQDGEGDGSGTRRRSGSLLCHFCGKELKFRSQLAAHLQTHTEERPHLCDVCGRKFCRRYQLERHKLLVHVDGGATEDEGGSLPCDVCGKRLKSEALLAAHSRMHSGDKPFRCTLCLRRFMRHACLKRHYARAHMKEGSGVARSAGLRQDKSFPCTTCGKVFKFRSLLSNHAAVHSDERPHACDFCPRRFRRLSHLKRHRRVVHRDGARLPQNFVCHICGKDKKCRSQLARHVIIHTGERPFDCDMCAARFNRRGNLQQHRKRVHGIHPTPEEADPPVLFPDLDEDCDYKLEDTASSPAD from the exons ATGGCTGACACCCTTGTTGATGCTGGATGGATGGCTCAG AGGGCGCCCACAAGCCGTAAGCCTCGAGGAATCCACTtctggaagaaaaagaagaagccaaAAACCGAGACAAGAAGTGAGCACCGAGGTGTTTGTCTCGctctttccttgaacttatgCAACGATTGTATTTCAATCTTGGgaaaacatcaacaacaaaactCTTTCTTCGTCCGCCGGCTTGACGCAG GTTTCTCCGGCATAGCCGTCAGGCGTTTGGCCCTGCGAGCCAATCGTCAAAATGGTGATGGCACACTGCCGCAAAGCAAAAGCAAAGTAATCAGAACCGCCGCCAAAGCTCACGAGGTGTCCCTCGCCGATGTAGCCGGCACCGTCTCCTCCCCCTCGCCGCCGCTGTCTGGTGGGCGGCCGCGGAGAACACGGCGACCTCCACGGTGGCGCGAAGATCTGCAGACCCCGGCGATGCTCGAATTGCGGCAGAAGGTGGCggacgaggacgaggaggacgaggctGTGCAGACGTTGCCCCAGGAGG GTGCGGCAGCGGCCGACGCTAAGTTGGAGGGAGAGAACATCATGTGCGATGTGTGCGGGCAGGTTATGAAGAACAAGTCCAGCCTGGCTCGTCACTCCTTCATCCACACGGGCAAGAAACCGTTTGCGTGCCACCTGTGCGACCTTCGCTTCAACCGTCGCGACAACCTCAGCCATCACCTCAGCCGGCTCCACCCGGGGGGCGTGGCCCGGCGCGAGAAGCGGCGCCCCGTCCAGACGTGGCTCTGCGACGTGTGCGGGAAAACCTTCCGCTGCAGGTCGGCTCTCAAGACGCACGAGGTCATCCATCTGGGAGTCAAACCCCACCGCTGCGACCTTTGCCCGAAGGCCTACATGCGCACCAACGACCTCCAGCACCACAAGCTCACCGTGCACCAGGATGGTGAAGGTGACGGCAGCGGGACGCGCCGCCGCTCGGGCTCCTTACTGTGTCACTTCTGCGGGAAAGAGCTCAAGTTTCGATCTCAGTTGGCGGCGCATCTGCAGACGCACACGGAGGAGCGGCCGCACCTCTGTGACGTCTGCGGCCGCAAGTTCTGCCGCCGCTACCAGCTGGAGCGCCACAAGCTCCTCGTCCATGTCGACGGCGGTGCCACAGAGGACGAGGGAGGCTCGCTGCCGTGCGACGTGTGTGGCAAGCGGCTGAAGAGCGAGGCACTCCTCGCCGCCCACTCGCGCATGCACTCGGGTGACAAGCCCTTTCGCTGCACGCTGTGCCTGCGCCGTTTTATGCGCCACGCCTGCCTCAAGCGACactacgcacgcgcacacatgaaGGAGGGCAGCGGGGTGGCGCGCTCCGCCGGTCTGCGCCAAGACAAGTCCTTCCCCTGCACCACCTGCGGCAAAGTGTTCAAGTTCCGCTCGCTGCTGAGCAACCACGCGGCCGTGCACAGCGACGAGCGGCCGCACGCCTGCGACTTCTGCCCGCGCCGCTTCCGCCGCCTCAGCCACCTGAAGCGGCACCGACGCGTGGTCCACCGTGACGGCGCACGGCTGCCGCAGAACTTTGTGTGCCACATCTGCGGCAAGGACAAGAAGTGCCGCTCGCAGCTGGCGCGCCACGTCATCATCCACACGGGCGAGCGCCCCTTTGATTGCGACATGTGCGCCGCGCGCTTCAATCGTCGAGGCAACCTGCAGCAGCACAGGAAGCGCGTGCACGGCATCCACCCGACGCCGGAAGAGGCCGACCCCCCAGTGCTCTTCCCTGACCTCGACGAGGACTGCGACTATAAACTGGAAGACACTGCGTCCTCGCCCGCTGACTGA
- the LOC133143807 gene encoding zinc finger protein 83-like isoform X2, with protein sequence MAAMAAAPPRGGEDLHVLVRKWQEVACQWEAPAGSTLEVGCQSDIAQSRDVGVQTDLLTRRLSWRRAGFSGIAVRRLALRANRQNGDGTLPQSKSKVIRTAAKAHEVSLADVAGTVSSPSPPLSGGRPRRTRRPPRWREDLQTPAMLELRQKVADEDEEDEAVQTLPQEGAAAADAKLEGENIMCDVCGQVMKNKSSLARHSFIHTGKKPFACHLCDLRFNRRDNLSHHLSRLHPGGVARREKRRPVQTWLCDVCGKTFRCRSALKTHEVIHLGVKPHRCDLCPKAYMRTNDLQHHKLTVHQDGEGDGSGTRRRSGSLLCHFCGKELKFRSQLAAHLQTHTEERPHLCDVCGRKFCRRYQLERHKLLVHVDGGATEDEGGSLPCDVCGKRLKSEALLAAHSRMHSGDKPFRCTLCLRRFMRHACLKRHYARAHMKEGSGVARSAGLRQDKSFPCTTCGKVFKFRSLLSNHAAVHSDERPHACDFCPRRFRRLSHLKRHRRVVHRDGARLPQNFVCHICGKDKKCRSQLARHVIIHTGERPFDCDMCAARFNRRGNLQQHRKRVHGIHPTPEEADPPVLFPDLDEDCDYKLEDTASSPAD encoded by the exons ATGGCAGCTATGGCGGCAGCGCCACCCAGAGGCGGAGAGGACCTGCACGTCCTGGTGAGGAAGTGGCAAGAGGTGGCCTGCCAGTGGGAGGCGCCAGCGGGCAGCACCCTTGAGGTTGGCTGCCAGAGCGATATCGCCCAGAGTCGAGACGTCGGCGTCCAGACGGACCTGTTGACTCGCCGACTGTCCTGGAGACGTGCGG GTTTCTCCGGCATAGCCGTCAGGCGTTTGGCCCTGCGAGCCAATCGTCAAAATGGTGATGGCACACTGCCGCAAAGCAAAAGCAAAGTAATCAGAACCGCCGCCAAAGCTCACGAGGTGTCCCTCGCCGATGTAGCCGGCACCGTCTCCTCCCCCTCGCCGCCGCTGTCTGGTGGGCGGCCGCGGAGAACACGGCGACCTCCACGGTGGCGCGAAGATCTGCAGACCCCGGCGATGCTCGAATTGCGGCAGAAGGTGGCggacgaggacgaggaggacgaggctGTGCAGACGTTGCCCCAGGAGG GTGCGGCAGCGGCCGACGCTAAGTTGGAGGGAGAGAACATCATGTGCGATGTGTGCGGGCAGGTTATGAAGAACAAGTCCAGCCTGGCTCGTCACTCCTTCATCCACACGGGCAAGAAACCGTTTGCGTGCCACCTGTGCGACCTTCGCTTCAACCGTCGCGACAACCTCAGCCATCACCTCAGCCGGCTCCACCCGGGGGGCGTGGCCCGGCGCGAGAAGCGGCGCCCCGTCCAGACGTGGCTCTGCGACGTGTGCGGGAAAACCTTCCGCTGCAGGTCGGCTCTCAAGACGCACGAGGTCATCCATCTGGGAGTCAAACCCCACCGCTGCGACCTTTGCCCGAAGGCCTACATGCGCACCAACGACCTCCAGCACCACAAGCTCACCGTGCACCAGGATGGTGAAGGTGACGGCAGCGGGACGCGCCGCCGCTCGGGCTCCTTACTGTGTCACTTCTGCGGGAAAGAGCTCAAGTTTCGATCTCAGTTGGCGGCGCATCTGCAGACGCACACGGAGGAGCGGCCGCACCTCTGTGACGTCTGCGGCCGCAAGTTCTGCCGCCGCTACCAGCTGGAGCGCCACAAGCTCCTCGTCCATGTCGACGGCGGTGCCACAGAGGACGAGGGAGGCTCGCTGCCGTGCGACGTGTGTGGCAAGCGGCTGAAGAGCGAGGCACTCCTCGCCGCCCACTCGCGCATGCACTCGGGTGACAAGCCCTTTCGCTGCACGCTGTGCCTGCGCCGTTTTATGCGCCACGCCTGCCTCAAGCGACactacgcacgcgcacacatgaaGGAGGGCAGCGGGGTGGCGCGCTCCGCCGGTCTGCGCCAAGACAAGTCCTTCCCCTGCACCACCTGCGGCAAAGTGTTCAAGTTCCGCTCGCTGCTGAGCAACCACGCGGCCGTGCACAGCGACGAGCGGCCGCACGCCTGCGACTTCTGCCCGCGCCGCTTCCGCCGCCTCAGCCACCTGAAGCGGCACCGACGCGTGGTCCACCGTGACGGCGCACGGCTGCCGCAGAACTTTGTGTGCCACATCTGCGGCAAGGACAAGAAGTGCCGCTCGCAGCTGGCGCGCCACGTCATCATCCACACGGGCGAGCGCCCCTTTGATTGCGACATGTGCGCCGCGCGCTTCAATCGTCGAGGCAACCTGCAGCAGCACAGGAAGCGCGTGCACGGCATCCACCCGACGCCGGAAGAGGCCGACCCCCCAGTGCTCTTCCCTGACCTCGACGAGGACTGCGACTATAAACTGGAAGACACTGCGTCCTCGCCCGCTGACTGA
- the LOC133143807 gene encoding zinc finger protein 517-like isoform X4, with the protein MAAMAAAPPRGGEDLHVLVRKWQEVACQWEAPAGSTLEVGCQSDIAQSRDVGVQTDLLTRRLSWRRAGFSGIAVRRLALRANRQNAGTVSSPSPPLSGGRPRRTRRPPRWREDLQTPAMLELRQKVADEDEEDEAVQTLPQEGAAAADAKLEGENIMCDVCGQVMKNKSSLARHSFIHTGKKPFACHLCDLRFNRRDNLSHHLSRLHPGGVARREKRRPVQTWLCDVCGKTFRCRSALKTHEVIHLGVKPHRCDLCPKAYMRTNDLQHHKLTVHQDGEGDGSGTRRRSGSLLCHFCGKELKFRSQLAAHLQTHTEERPHLCDVCGRKFCRRYQLERHKLLVHVDGGATEDEGGSLPCDVCGKRLKSEALLAAHSRMHSGDKPFRCTLCLRRFMRHACLKRHYARAHMKEGSGVARSAGLRQDKSFPCTTCGKVFKFRSLLSNHAAVHSDERPHACDFCPRRFRRLSHLKRHRRVVHRDGARLPQNFVCHICGKDKKCRSQLARHVIIHTGERPFDCDMCAARFNRRGNLQQHRKRVHGIHPTPEEADPPVLFPDLDEDCDYKLEDTASSPAD; encoded by the exons ATGGCAGCTATGGCGGCAGCGCCACCCAGAGGCGGAGAGGACCTGCACGTCCTGGTGAGGAAGTGGCAAGAGGTGGCCTGCCAGTGGGAGGCGCCAGCGGGCAGCACCCTTGAGGTTGGCTGCCAGAGCGATATCGCCCAGAGTCGAGACGTCGGCGTCCAGACGGACCTGTTGACTCGCCGACTGTCCTGGAGACGTGCGG GTTTCTCCGGCATAGCCGTCAGGCGTTTGGCCCTGCGAGCCAATCGTCAAAATG CCGGCACCGTCTCCTCCCCCTCGCCGCCGCTGTCTGGTGGGCGGCCGCGGAGAACACGGCGACCTCCACGGTGGCGCGAAGATCTGCAGACCCCGGCGATGCTCGAATTGCGGCAGAAGGTGGCggacgaggacgaggaggacgaggctGTGCAGACGTTGCCCCAGGAGG GTGCGGCAGCGGCCGACGCTAAGTTGGAGGGAGAGAACATCATGTGCGATGTGTGCGGGCAGGTTATGAAGAACAAGTCCAGCCTGGCTCGTCACTCCTTCATCCACACGGGCAAGAAACCGTTTGCGTGCCACCTGTGCGACCTTCGCTTCAACCGTCGCGACAACCTCAGCCATCACCTCAGCCGGCTCCACCCGGGGGGCGTGGCCCGGCGCGAGAAGCGGCGCCCCGTCCAGACGTGGCTCTGCGACGTGTGCGGGAAAACCTTCCGCTGCAGGTCGGCTCTCAAGACGCACGAGGTCATCCATCTGGGAGTCAAACCCCACCGCTGCGACCTTTGCCCGAAGGCCTACATGCGCACCAACGACCTCCAGCACCACAAGCTCACCGTGCACCAGGATGGTGAAGGTGACGGCAGCGGGACGCGCCGCCGCTCGGGCTCCTTACTGTGTCACTTCTGCGGGAAAGAGCTCAAGTTTCGATCTCAGTTGGCGGCGCATCTGCAGACGCACACGGAGGAGCGGCCGCACCTCTGTGACGTCTGCGGCCGCAAGTTCTGCCGCCGCTACCAGCTGGAGCGCCACAAGCTCCTCGTCCATGTCGACGGCGGTGCCACAGAGGACGAGGGAGGCTCGCTGCCGTGCGACGTGTGTGGCAAGCGGCTGAAGAGCGAGGCACTCCTCGCCGCCCACTCGCGCATGCACTCGGGTGACAAGCCCTTTCGCTGCACGCTGTGCCTGCGCCGTTTTATGCGCCACGCCTGCCTCAAGCGACactacgcacgcgcacacatgaaGGAGGGCAGCGGGGTGGCGCGCTCCGCCGGTCTGCGCCAAGACAAGTCCTTCCCCTGCACCACCTGCGGCAAAGTGTTCAAGTTCCGCTCGCTGCTGAGCAACCACGCGGCCGTGCACAGCGACGAGCGGCCGCACGCCTGCGACTTCTGCCCGCGCCGCTTCCGCCGCCTCAGCCACCTGAAGCGGCACCGACGCGTGGTCCACCGTGACGGCGCACGGCTGCCGCAGAACTTTGTGTGCCACATCTGCGGCAAGGACAAGAAGTGCCGCTCGCAGCTGGCGCGCCACGTCATCATCCACACGGGCGAGCGCCCCTTTGATTGCGACATGTGCGCCGCGCGCTTCAATCGTCGAGGCAACCTGCAGCAGCACAGGAAGCGCGTGCACGGCATCCACCCGACGCCGGAAGAGGCCGACCCCCCAGTGCTCTTCCCTGACCTCGACGAGGACTGCGACTATAAACTGGAAGACACTGCGTCCTCGCCCGCTGACTGA
- the chodl gene encoding chondrolectin produces MTFDLARLPVLAVIMLVTAIRGGRVLSGQRVCLGVAWRACYKMAYFHDVSSRVDFREAELACRMDGGQLVSIRTPQEQKHIQSLLEDLRLGSGISDGDFWIGLTRADDERNPPDGVTSCLQRYRWTDGSSASFRKWYSDEPSCGAESCVVMYHQPRADPGVGGAYLYHWNDDRCSMKHNFICKYQPERHPEEDPSIATAGQGTETTLDRGHVTLTGTSGPLALYVILPTIPLLLLILAASATCCCRLLSTSSPARQANLWIAKPPKGDIMEP; encoded by the exons GTCAACGGGTGTGTCTGGGCGTGGCCTGGCGAGCGTGCTACAAGATGGCGTACTTCCACGACGTGTCCAGCCGCGTGGACTTCAGGGAGGCGGAGCTCGCGTGCCGCATGGACGGCGGCCAGCTCGTTAGCATTCGCACGCCACAAGAACAAAAACACATCCAgagcctgctggag GATTTGCGTCTGGGCTCGGGCATATCAGATGGCGATTTTTGGATCGGTTTGACCCGCGCAGACGACGAGCGCAACCCTCCCGATggtgtcacttcctgtctgcaACGCTACAGGTGGACCGACGGCAGCTCGGCGTCCTTCAG GAAGTGGTACTCGGACGAGCCGTCGTGCGGCGCCGAGTCCTGCGTGGTGATGTATCATCAGCCGCGTGCGGATCCGGGAGTGGGCGGGGCCTACCTTTATCACTGGAATGACGACCGGTGCTCCATGAAACATAATTTTATCTGCAAATATCAACCAG AACGCCACCCGGAGGAGGACCCCAGCATCGCGACTGCTGGGCAGGGAACGG AGACTACACTGGACAGGGGTCACGTCACCTTGACAGGAACTTCag GCCCGTTGGCGCTGTACGTCATCCTTCCAACCAtcccgctgctgctgctcatcTTGGCGGCCTCGGCCACTTGCTGCTGCCGCCTGCTGAGCACAAG CTCGCCGGCGAGGCAGGCCAACCTCTGGATTGCCAAGCCGCCCAAAGGTGACATCATGGAGCCATGA